Proteins from a single region of Leptospiraceae bacterium:
- a CDS encoding sigma-70 family RNA polymerase sigma factor has translation MTLREKEKILLQKIKAGDKHAYMELVTPFRERLFRKAKSMVNDDDDADDIVQDAMIAGYKSITNFRAEAGVYTWLYRIVINKSKDLLAKRKRMVEKSIDDNEQQFVDERLGFEKKLELSDESSYLIKKINQLDNIYKEVLELRYFEEMSYSDIADLLECNVGTVKSRLFKAKEILKHMMLQDERGEVKIGA, from the coding sequence ATGACTTTAAGAGAAAAAGAAAAAATCTTACTCCAGAAAATAAAGGCAGGGGATAAGCATGCCTATATGGAATTGGTTACGCCTTTCCGTGAGCGGCTATTTAGGAAAGCAAAATCGATGGTAAACGATGACGATGATGCCGATGATATAGTTCAGGATGCGATGATTGCGGGATACAAATCCATTACGAATTTTAGAGCCGAGGCAGGAGTTTATACTTGGCTGTATAGGATTGTTATTAATAAATCGAAAGATCTCTTGGCAAAACGAAAAAGAATGGTAGAAAAATCCATTGATGATAATGAACAACAATTTGTTGACGAAAGACTCGGATTTGAAAAAAAATTAGAACTCTCGGACGAATCTTCCTATCTAATTAAAAAGATCAATCAGTTAGATAATATTTATAAGGAAGTTCTTGAACTACGTTATTTTGAAGAAATGTCTTACTCTGATATAGCTGATCTTCTAGAATGCAACGTAGGCACGGTCAAAAGTCGCCTGTTTAAGGCAAAAGAAATTTTAAAACATATGATGTTACAAGATGAACGAGGAGAAGTCAAAATTGGTGCATAA